A section of the Falco rusticolus isolate bFalRus1 chromosome Z, bFalRus1.pri, whole genome shotgun sequence genome encodes:
- the FBXO10 gene encoding F-box only protein 10 isoform X4, protein MEADGLPVELWQLILSYLCLPDLGRCSSVCRAWNELVLSLDRTRWRQLCLSCLEHRHPHWPVQPDVEPQSWRDTFKQHYLASKTWTKTTQALESSNCLSLFQRRKGRRRLCVGAVAEFSSLRAALAVASPYDRLVLLPGVHEEHSEVLLKVPVEVVGQGKLGKVVLLASINQHCPTARLCNVVFMPARFTSVLYKTTSGYVQFDNCNFESGQLQIHAPGTCQVKFCTFAQSSIHLRSVALCVLENCEFIGSENASVIVEGYPSSDRNWACKHLAMLAKSCTASVWEPSPAGCPVAKQDGWGESLLEPVRMCEIVIGEERSSFISTVGAQALLGSAQEVTEFRENLQAAKEEEYLALDSNSSDSDLSSDNEEDARAAYKLPYQAHSLSHTLADVTDSRLQSDRLHALQTDLKLKSLQQELQQDKEAQSLASSLQGCIIRQCLFRDGKGGILIYSRGQAKLEGSIFRHLTYAVRCIQNSKVIMLRNDIHHCKASGIFLRLLAGGLIADNNIHSNCEAGVDIRKGANPLVLCNKIHSGLRSGIVVVGNGKGIIRSNQIYGNKEAGIYILYNGNPAVSGNHIFQGLAAGIAVNENGRGQITGNIICENQWGGVDIRHGGDPILRNNLISCGHSDGVVVGERGKGLIEGNAIYSNKGCGVWMMSSSLPHLINNQISHNGIYGVALFCRKDEAGDYPPGQGGNETFQEEREGAGGENGPDSEEEYPAARPPISVALVELNSINHNGAAGLHIKSSEALSVIANVIHANRDGGVAVLQSSQLTHITNNSICCNSREGVLVEAECQVELRGNGIYENRSHGIISKGEGVIEENDIIGNHRCGLQMLQAADMKLNLQVTKNRIQAFRDYGIALFDEAKGLVQENLIFQGRSKKFILRPMSNAEDCIVQDNVLLTVKKRFDMECMLINPPARPHVRGGVLGSCMAAGGPRVSSTTTRMDGGCHHRRSIFCTIL, encoded by the exons ATGGAGGCCGACGGCTTGCCCGTGGAGCTGTGGCAGCTCATCTTATCCTACCTGTGCCTCCCTGACCTGGGCCGCTGCAGCTCGGTCTGCAGGGCCTGGAACGAGCTCGTCCTCAGCCTGGACAGGACGCGCTGGCGGCAGCTCTGCCTGAGCTGCCTGGAGCACAGGCACCCGCACTGGCCCGTCCAGCCTGACGTGGAGCCGCAGTCCTGGAGGGACACCTTCAAGCAGCACTACCTGGCCTCCAAAACCTGGACCAAAACCACCCAAGCCCTGGAGTCCTCCAACTGCCTCTCCCTTTTCCAGAGGAGGAAGGGCCGTCGCCGGCTCTGCGTTGGCGCAGTGGCCGAGTTCAGCAGCCTGCGGGCTGCCCTGGCTGTCGCCAGCCCCTACGAccggctggtgctgctgcccgGCGTGCACGAGGAGCACAGCGAGGTGCTGCTGAAGGTGCCTGTGGAGGTCGTGGGGCAGGGCAAGCTGGGGaaggtggtgctgctggcaagCATCAACCAGCACTGCCCCACCGCCCGCCTCTGCAACGTGGTCTTCATGCCGGCCCGCTTCACCTCGGTGCTTTACAAG ACAACTTCAGGCTATGTCCAGTTTGACAATTGCAACTTTGAAAGCGGGCAGCTGCAGATCCATGCACCGGGGACATGCCAGGTGAAGTTCTGCACCTTCGCCCAGTCCAGCATCCACCTCCGCAGTGTGGCCCTCTGTGTCCTGGAGAACTGTGAGTTCATTGGTAGTGAGAACGCCTCCGTAATTGTGGAGGGCTACCCGAGCTCTGACCGTAACTGGGCCTGCAAGCACCTGGCCATGCTGGCCAAGTCCTGCACAGCATCCGTGTgggagcccagcccagctggctgccctGTGGCCAAGCAGGATGGCTGGGGAGAATCACTGCTGGAGCCAGTGAGGATGTGCGAGATTGTCATAGGGGAAGAACGAAGCAGCTTCATCTCTACTGTGGGTGCTCAGGCTCTGCTTGGCTCGGCCCAGGAGGTCACTGAATTCAGAGAGAACCTTCAGGCAGCAAAGGAGGAGGAGTACCTGGCCCTTGACTCAAACTCCAGTGACAGTGACTTAAGCAGCGACAATGAAGAGGATGCTCGGGCTGCATACAAACTGCCTTATCAAGCCCACAGCCTCAGTCACACGCTTGCTGATGTCACAGACAGCAGGCTTCAAAGCGACAGGCTGCATGCCCTTCAGACGGACCTTAAGCTCAAgtctctgcagcaggagctgcaacAGGACAAGGAGGCCCAGTCTCTGGCCAGCTCTCTGCAAGGCTGCATCATCCGCCAGTGCCTTTTCAGGGATGGAAAGGGAGGAATATTAATTTATTCTCGAGGGCAAGCAAAACTGGAAGGAAGCATCTTCAGGCATCTGACCTACGCAGTGCGCTGCATACAAAACAGTAAG GTTATCATGCTGAGGAATGACATCCACCATTGCAAAGCCTCGGGAATATTCCTGCGCCTGTTGGCAGGAGGCCTGATTGCGGACAACAACATTCATTCAAACTGTGAGGCTGGAGTGGACATTCGTAAGGGGGCTAACCCCCTTGTTCTG TGCAATAAGATACACAGTGGCCTTCGCTCAGGCATTGTCGTCGTTGGCAACGGAAAAGGCATCATCCGTAGCAATCAGATCTATGGGAATAAAGAAGCTGGCATTTATATTCTGTATAATGGAAACCCTGCTGTGAG TGGGAACCATATTTTCCAGGGATTGGCTGCTGGAATAGCAGTGAATGAGAATGGGAGAGGCCAGATCACAG GGAACATCATCTGCGAGAACCAGTGGGGTGGAGTGGACATCCGCCATGGTGGTGACCCCATCCTCAGGAACAACCTCATCTCCTGCGGCCACTCAGACGGCGTGGTGGTGGGTGAGCGCGGGAAGGGCCTCATCGAAGGAAACGCCATTTACA GCAACAAGGGCTGTGGCGTGTGGATGATGTCCTCCAGCCTTCCACATCTCATCAACAACCAGATCAGCCACAACGGCATCTATGGGGTGGCACTGTTCTGCCGCAAGGATGAGGCTGGTGACTATCCCCCTGGTCAAGGGGGCAACGAGACCTtccaggaggagagggagggtgCCGGTGGGGAGAACGGCCCCGACAGCGAGGAGGAGTACCCAGCTGCCCGGCCTCCCATCAGCGTGGCACTGGTGGAGTTGAACAGCATCAACCACAACGGAG CTGCTGGGTTGCACATCAAGAGCAGCGAAGCGCTCAGCGTCATCGCCAATGTAATCCACGCCAACCGCGACGGCGGggtggcagtgctgcagagcagtcaGCTGACACACATCACAAACAACAGCATTTGCTGCAACAGCCGGGAAGGTGTGCTGGTCGAGGCCGAGTGCCAGGTGGAGCTGCGCGGCAATGGCATCTATGAGAACCGCAGCCATGGCATCATCTCCAAGGGCGAGGGTGTCATTGAAGAGAATGACATCATCGGCAACCACAGGTGTGGCCTTCAGATGCTCCAGGCAGCAGACATGAAG CTTAATTTGCAGGTGACCAAGAACAGGATCCAGGCCTTTCGGGACTATGGGATTGCTCTCTTTGACGAAGCCAAAGGCCTGGTGCAGGAAAACCTCATTTTCCAAGGAAGATCCAAGAAATTCATTTTGCGACCAATGTCAAACGCAGAAGATTGCATTGTCCAAGACAATGTGCTTCTCACCGTCAAGAAAAG gTTTGATATGGAGTGCATGCTGATTAACCCCCCAGCACGGCCTCACGTCAGAGGAGGTGTCCTGGGCTCCTGCATGGCGGCTGGTGGTCCGAGGGTTTCCAGCACAACTACCAGGATGGATGGGGGCTGCCACCACCGCAGGAGCATCTTCTGCACCATTCTTTGA